The following proteins are encoded in a genomic region of Streptomyces lunaelactis:
- a CDS encoding sigma-70 family RNA polymerase sigma factor, translating into MDSAAIDRFEASRGRLASLAYRLLGSAADAEDAVQDTFLRWQAADRERVEVPEAWLTKVVTNLCLDLLRSAQARHERAAGAWLPEPLLEGDPMLGPADTFEQRESVTLAVLTLLERLSPVERAVYVLREAFSYSHAEIAGILDITESASQQHVHRARIRVAAERRRGGEADPASARRVVEEFLAAATSGRTERLVALLTDDVTAVSDGAGLGKRLLRYKTRERVASYVRAGFKPTPAKRRLAGGSPAIHIALVNGSPAVLAVVDDRVVGAVAFEVSDGKVASLRGIAAADRLARLNEAWRQHEPDAPVINAW; encoded by the coding sequence ATGGACAGCGCAGCCATCGATCGGTTCGAGGCCAGCCGGGGCCGGCTGGCCTCGCTCGCGTACCGTCTGCTCGGCTCGGCCGCCGACGCCGAGGACGCCGTGCAGGACACGTTCCTGCGCTGGCAGGCCGCAGACCGCGAACGGGTCGAGGTGCCGGAAGCGTGGCTGACCAAGGTCGTCACCAATCTCTGCCTCGACCTGCTCCGCTCGGCGCAGGCGCGCCATGAGCGAGCGGCTGGTGCCTGGCTGCCCGAGCCGCTCCTCGAGGGCGACCCGATGCTCGGCCCGGCCGACACCTTCGAGCAGCGCGAATCGGTGACCTTGGCCGTACTGACCCTCTTGGAGCGCCTCTCGCCGGTCGAGCGGGCCGTCTACGTCCTACGTGAGGCCTTCTCGTACAGCCACGCCGAGATCGCCGGGATCCTCGACATCACCGAGTCCGCGAGCCAGCAGCATGTCCACCGGGCCCGGATCCGGGTCGCCGCCGAGCGCCGCCGCGGCGGCGAGGCCGACCCCGCGTCCGCGCGCCGGGTCGTCGAGGAGTTCCTCGCCGCCGCCACGTCGGGGCGCACCGAACGGCTGGTGGCGCTGCTCACCGACGACGTGACGGCGGTCTCGGACGGCGCCGGACTGGGCAAGCGGCTGTTGCGGTACAAGACGCGCGAGCGGGTCGCCTCCTACGTGCGGGCCGGCTTCAAGCCCACGCCGGCGAAGCGGCGGCTGGCCGGCGGCTCGCCCGCGATCCATATCGCGCTGGTCAACGGCTCCCCGGCCGTCCTCGCCGTGGTCGACGACCGGGTCGTGGGCGCCGTGGCGTTCGAAGTCAGCGACGGCAAGGTCGCGTCCCTGCGCGGCATCGCCGCCGCGGACCGGCTCGCGCGCCTCAACGAGGCCTGGCGGCAGCACGAACCCGACGCGCCGGTCATCAACGCATGGTGA
- a CDS encoding DUF5997 family protein, producing the protein MTSHQTTQTMKPATAAKKLGVYLEATPAEFQEGVVSRTELNALQADPPEWLQELRRNGPHPRPVVAAKLGISIAGLARGGVTDALTTEQIDALKNDLPEWLQKERATQAEVRKETVRIKEMNAERADQPRRPRS; encoded by the coding sequence ATGACGTCGCACCAGACCACCCAGACGATGAAGCCTGCCACCGCGGCAAAGAAGCTGGGTGTGTACCTCGAGGCCACCCCCGCCGAGTTCCAGGAGGGTGTCGTCTCGCGCACCGAACTGAACGCGCTCCAGGCCGACCCGCCCGAGTGGCTGCAGGAGCTGCGACGCAATGGCCCGCACCCCCGGCCGGTGGTCGCGGCCAAGCTGGGCATCTCCATCGCGGGCCTCGCGCGCGGAGGCGTCACGGACGCGCTCACCACGGAGCAGATCGACGCCCTTAAGAACGACCTTCCCGAGTGGCTGCAGAAGGAGCGCGCCACCCAGGCCGAGGTCCGCAAGGAGACGGTTCGCATCAAGGAGATGAACGCGGAGCGGGCCGACCAGCCCCGCCGTCCGCGCTCCTGA
- a CDS encoding tetratricopeptide repeat protein, translating into MVRHGGRYLDESFRQPLRDVVLGPGREALERMRSGDLGAREEVAADPVLRAGVLRAAQYDRRDGDLPLLRFLLEHESAARTQWFEERRSAAVLVALHGQDGDVPLLRSATAGQFTDSAGAVEWARAEEAKRHGRDVAAESEFTWIELAHRQGRVEHARVALIRMLDDTGPDADRLRELSRALERIGDHAQAARAQFNLLSLQDTAWDRASEAYVLARLERRKGDLAAAGRALERARAAVCADGTTTDGAVPQWHRRGLGRLITEQHLELTLAAVEAGDAELARATMAHGRLLLDTIGKESAKALGRLSTRAKWAVAGLRPPGA; encoded by the coding sequence GTGGTCAGGCACGGTGGCCGATACCTGGACGAGTCCTTCCGGCAGCCCCTGCGCGACGTCGTCCTCGGCCCGGGACGGGAGGCGCTGGAGCGGATGCGCTCCGGCGACCTCGGCGCGCGGGAGGAGGTTGCCGCTGATCCGGTGCTGCGGGCGGGGGTGCTGCGGGCGGCGCAGTACGACCGCCGTGACGGCGACCTGCCGCTGCTGCGTTTCCTGCTGGAGCATGAGAGTGCCGCGCGGACCCAGTGGTTCGAGGAGCGGCGGTCGGCCGCGGTGCTGGTGGCGTTGCACGGGCAGGACGGGGACGTTCCGCTCCTGCGGTCGGCCACTGCCGGGCAGTTCACCGACAGTGCCGGAGCCGTGGAGTGGGCCCGCGCCGAGGAGGCGAAGCGGCACGGGCGAGATGTGGCTGCGGAGAGCGAGTTCACCTGGATCGAGCTGGCCCACCGGCAGGGTCGTGTCGAGCACGCCCGGGTCGCGCTCATACGCATGCTGGACGATACGGGCCCGGACGCGGACCGGCTCCGGGAGCTGAGCCGCGCGCTGGAGCGCATCGGCGACCACGCACAGGCGGCCCGCGCCCAGTTCAACCTCCTCTCGCTTCAGGACACAGCATGGGACCGGGCCTCGGAGGCGTACGTCCTCGCCCGCCTGGAGCGCCGCAAGGGCGACCTCGCGGCAGCGGGGCGGGCGCTGGAGCGGGCACGGGCGGCGGTCTGCGCCGATGGCACCACGACGGACGGAGCGGTTCCCCAGTGGCACCGCCGGGGGCTCGGCCGACTGATCACGGAGCAGCATTTGGAGCTGACGCTCGCCGCGGTCGAGGCGGGTGACGCAGAACTCGCGCGGGCGACGATGGCGCACGGCAGACTCCTGCTGGACACAATCGGCAAGGAGTCGGCGAAGGCGCTCGGCCGGCTGTCCACGCGGGCGAAATGGGCGGTGGCTGGGCTTCGCCCGCCCGGCGCCTGA
- a CDS encoding helix-turn-helix transcriptional regulator → MTPQDLVHLRRARDTMDRDYAEPLDVPALARAALMSPGHFSRSFRAAFGETPYSYLMTRRIERAKALLRRGDLTVTEVCFEVGCTSLGSFSSRFTELVGESPSAYRARSHEQGAAIPACFAKIMTRPVRNGEAKLPLGP, encoded by the coding sequence GTGACGCCACAAGACCTCGTCCATCTGCGCCGGGCACGCGACACCATGGACCGCGACTACGCGGAGCCGCTCGACGTCCCGGCACTGGCCCGCGCCGCCCTGATGTCGCCGGGCCACTTCTCCCGCAGCTTCCGTGCCGCCTTCGGGGAGACGCCGTACAGCTATCTCATGACCCGCCGGATCGAGCGGGCCAAGGCACTGCTGAGGCGCGGTGACCTGACGGTGACCGAGGTCTGCTTCGAGGTCGGCTGTACGTCGCTGGGGTCGTTCAGCTCGCGGTTCACCGAGCTGGTCGGCGAGAGCCCGAGCGCATACCGGGCCCGGAGCCACGAGCAGGGTGCCGCCATCCCCGCCTGCTTCGCCAAGATCATGACGCGGCCTGTCCGGAACGGGGAAGCGAAGCTGCCGCTCGGTCCGTAA
- a CDS encoding DUF6193 family natural product biosynthesis protein has protein sequence MVTPPDPAVLYPDIATQGSLGVALQAVAEEGGFSVPVTASASDPLRYAAVESTLPHRRALLVSSSAIERRWRIRGEESFQGMPLIVGDTDDLAQVARAAQAWLDGVPLSDIRQVAPFVHLTGRFEVPDHDPVRLTESEWQGMRTEASAREQPGYHALVEAAYAEPALRGLYPFTSHWALRFSTTTGPWMSTVGPCLLADDVDRYTVSAGFTGSGLIAQATTAQEAVAAAVRHLPSGLGPVTSGADLAENRRELSS, from the coding sequence GTGGTTACACCTCCTGATCCAGCCGTCCTGTATCCCGACATCGCGACCCAAGGCAGCCTCGGCGTGGCGCTCCAAGCTGTGGCGGAAGAGGGCGGTTTCTCCGTCCCCGTTACGGCCTCGGCCTCCGATCCGTTGCGCTATGCCGCCGTCGAGAGCACGCTGCCGCATCGCAGGGCTCTGCTCGTCAGCTCGTCGGCGATCGAGCGGCGGTGGCGGATCCGCGGTGAAGAGTCGTTCCAAGGCATGCCGCTCATCGTGGGCGACACCGACGATCTGGCGCAGGTCGCCAGGGCCGCACAGGCGTGGCTCGACGGAGTGCCATTGAGTGACATCCGCCAGGTCGCGCCGTTCGTGCACCTGACCGGCCGTTTCGAGGTGCCCGACCACGATCCCGTGCGCCTGACCGAATCCGAGTGGCAGGGCATGCGCACCGAGGCGAGCGCACGGGAGCAGCCCGGGTATCACGCGCTGGTCGAGGCGGCATATGCCGAGCCGGCGCTGCGGGGTCTCTACCCGTTCACCAGCCACTGGGCGCTGCGCTTCTCGACCACCACCGGCCCGTGGATGTCCACCGTCGGGCCGTGCCTGCTCGCGGATGACGTCGACCGGTACACGGTCAGCGCAGGCTTCACGGGCAGTGGCCTCATCGCACAAGCCACCACGGCGCAGGAGGCAGTGGCGGCAGCCGTACGCCATCTGCCCTCCGGCCTCGGGCCTGTCACGTCCGGGGCAGACCTCGCCGAGAATCGGCGTGAACTCAGTTCATGA
- a CDS encoding helix-turn-helix domain-containing protein — translation MAGKRQGFAKRRKACGYTQEQFADAIAVDRTTVQRWEKGDNDPQPWLRPRIATLLDMTPGELDSLFSSDAGIHGPLGVNPWTVDSVSSPDDETDAWELMRRVQASDVGSATLDRLDHAFDELATAYPVTPPQELMQRVRKHSAYVTRLLDARKSLNEHRRLLVVGGWLSLFGATLHIDLKQDQAATARLQTAAALAREAGNAEIEAWCFETDAWRVLTEGDYARALELSQIAQQIAPAGGSAAIQSAAQEGRARARLGQSRETYTAIDRVQRMSASLRRPDRPEHHYRYDPAKALAYTATTLAWAGDSAAEPYAREAIARLSPSDDVRKWPRRVASANIDLALVLLSENRMDEACDAAQKAILSGRVVPSNHWRALEVVKAVEARQLPEAPDLRDAYQGLKALGRT, via the coding sequence ATGGCGGGCAAGCGGCAGGGCTTCGCGAAGCGCCGTAAGGCATGTGGATACACACAGGAGCAGTTCGCGGATGCCATAGCAGTGGACCGGACCACGGTTCAGCGGTGGGAGAAGGGTGACAACGACCCTCAGCCGTGGCTCAGGCCGCGGATTGCCACATTGCTCGATATGACTCCCGGTGAGCTGGACAGTCTGTTCTCTTCTGATGCTGGGATTCACGGTCCGCTGGGAGTCAACCCCTGGACCGTCGATTCCGTATCGAGTCCCGATGACGAGACTGACGCGTGGGAATTGATGCGGCGTGTCCAGGCAAGTGATGTCGGATCAGCCACGCTTGATCGACTCGATCATGCCTTTGATGAATTGGCTACGGCGTACCCAGTAACGCCACCGCAGGAACTCATGCAACGCGTACGGAAGCACTCTGCCTATGTCACTCGACTGTTGGACGCCCGCAAGTCATTGAACGAGCACCGCCGCTTGCTCGTTGTCGGCGGATGGCTTTCTCTATTCGGCGCGACGCTGCACATTGACCTCAAGCAAGATCAGGCGGCTACGGCCCGGTTGCAGACGGCCGCTGCGCTGGCCCGCGAAGCGGGTAATGCCGAGATCGAGGCTTGGTGCTTCGAAACTGATGCATGGCGCGTACTGACGGAGGGCGACTACGCCCGCGCGCTCGAACTCTCCCAGATAGCACAGCAGATCGCGCCGGCTGGCGGGTCGGCGGCCATTCAGTCGGCAGCGCAGGAGGGAAGAGCGCGTGCGCGACTGGGACAATCGAGGGAGACGTACACGGCTATTGACCGAGTGCAGCGCATGTCCGCGTCACTCCGCCGCCCGGATCGCCCGGAGCACCACTACCGCTACGACCCCGCAAAGGCCCTTGCGTACACTGCGACGACTCTAGCGTGGGCTGGGGACTCGGCAGCCGAGCCGTATGCACGCGAAGCCATCGCCCGGCTGAGCCCAAGTGATGACGTTCGGAAATGGCCCCGCCGGGTGGCCTCAGCAAATATCGATCTGGCTTTAGTGTTGCTCTCCGAAAACCGCATGGATGAGGCATGCGATGCGGCCCAGAAGGCAATACTTAGTGGCCGCGTCGTCCCCTCGAACCATTGGCGAGCGCTAGAGGTCGTGAAAGCAGTCGAGGCGCGGCAACTCCCCGAAGCGCCGGACTTGCGCGACGCGTACCAGGGACTCAAGGCCCTCGGAAGGACCTGA
- a CDS encoding TetR/AcrR family transcriptional regulator, producing MGRKQVWDQDEVLASAMRLFRRRGYLGASLRDLEEATGMHPGSLYRAFHSKEGLFSAALDAYNERVVEGRVRVHLRDAGDPVAGIRSFFTSAFDTGISPEPDPGCLLTNTAVESFTVPQAAPGVRRGLETIESGFADALTRARAQRLLPAELDVEESAAQLLALYQGLLVLVRSGTAAAKLHTITDGALASIGAGQAKTAKQVNEEEKR from the coding sequence ATGGGCCGCAAACAGGTCTGGGACCAGGACGAGGTGCTTGCCTCCGCTATGCGCCTGTTCCGTCGTCGTGGATACCTCGGCGCCTCGCTGCGCGACCTCGAAGAGGCGACCGGAATGCACCCGGGCAGCCTGTACCGGGCGTTCCACAGCAAGGAAGGCCTGTTCAGTGCCGCGCTGGACGCCTACAACGAGCGTGTGGTGGAGGGCAGGGTTCGCGTCCATCTGCGGGACGCGGGGGACCCCGTGGCCGGCATCCGCTCGTTCTTCACCTCGGCGTTCGACACCGGCATCAGCCCCGAACCCGATCCGGGGTGCCTGCTCACCAACACCGCGGTGGAGTCGTTCACCGTTCCGCAGGCGGCGCCAGGCGTGCGCCGGGGGCTGGAGACGATCGAGTCCGGCTTCGCCGACGCGCTGACGCGCGCCCGCGCCCAGCGGCTGCTGCCCGCGGAACTCGACGTCGAGGAGTCAGCCGCCCAGCTCCTGGCGCTCTACCAGGGCCTGCTGGTGCTCGTCCGGTCCGGTACGGCCGCCGCCAAACTGCACACCATCACCGACGGAGCCCTGGCATCGATCGGCGCAGGGCAAGCCAAGACAGCCAAGCAAGTCAACGAAGAGGAAAAGCGATGA
- a CDS encoding nuclear transport factor 2 family protein — translation MSDQQQLWDNYAACWSADPSIRLTALGAVAVDDVTYRDPGTEVGGLAELNAYMGGFAGAFPGHRFRIDEVLDHHDRSLARWTQVGPDGETFMTGVSSAVHRDGLLADVTGFFLPA, via the coding sequence ATGAGTGACCAACAGCAGCTCTGGGACAACTACGCCGCGTGCTGGTCGGCCGACCCCTCGATACGGCTCACCGCGCTCGGCGCGGTCGCGGTCGACGACGTCACCTACCGGGATCCGGGGACCGAGGTCGGCGGCCTGGCCGAACTCAACGCGTACATGGGCGGCTTCGCCGGGGCGTTTCCCGGACACCGCTTCCGCATCGACGAGGTCCTCGACCACCACGACCGGTCACTGGCCCGCTGGACCCAGGTCGGCCCGGACGGCGAGACCTTCATGACAGGCGTGAGCAGCGCGGTGCACCGGGACGGCCTCCTCGCCGACGTGACCGGCTTCTTCCTCCCCGCCTGA
- a CDS encoding NAD(P)/FAD-dependent oxidoreductase, with protein MKHRIVVLGAGYAGAFAAGNLARRLSPADTEITVVNAVPDFVERMRLHQLAIGQDLAFRKLADVFAGTGVRLRLARVTGVDPERRTVAVTSEDGDGELAYDTLLYALGSSVAHHGVPGVAEYAFDVTGRSSALRLRERLAGLGEGGTVLVVGEGLTGIETATEFAESRADLSVALAARGELGAWLSPKARRHLRQAFDRLGITVHEHTGIEAVEPTRAIAADGTSIPADVTVWSAGFAVHPIAAASGLEVAETGQIVVDRTMRSVSHPDVYAAGDCAYAIGENGRLLPMSCASAGFTNMQATAAIIARLTGSEVPTTGLKYHGNHISLGRRDAIFQMVDGDVRSKSWYLGGRTAARLKSGVLKGAGWGIAHPTFGMPKRKRRLATAPDRAGVRVAA; from the coding sequence ATGAAGCACCGCATCGTCGTACTCGGCGCCGGATACGCCGGGGCCTTCGCCGCCGGAAACCTGGCCCGCCGGCTCTCCCCCGCCGACACCGAGATCACCGTCGTCAACGCCGTGCCCGACTTCGTTGAGCGGATGCGGCTCCACCAGCTCGCGATCGGCCAGGACCTCGCGTTCCGCAAGCTCGCCGACGTATTCGCGGGCACCGGGGTGCGGCTGCGCCTGGCGCGCGTCACCGGCGTCGACCCCGAGCGCAGGACCGTCGCCGTGACGAGCGAGGACGGCGACGGCGAGCTCGCGTACGACACGCTTCTCTACGCGCTCGGCAGCTCCGTAGCCCACCATGGCGTCCCCGGCGTGGCCGAGTACGCCTTCGATGTGACCGGCCGGTCCTCGGCGCTGCGTCTGCGCGAGCGCCTGGCCGGCCTGGGCGAGGGCGGCACCGTGCTGGTCGTCGGTGAGGGGCTGACCGGCATCGAGACCGCCACCGAGTTCGCCGAGTCCCGGGCCGACCTCTCGGTCGCGCTCGCCGCCCGCGGCGAGCTGGGCGCCTGGCTCTCCCCGAAGGCCCGCCGTCACCTGCGCCAGGCCTTCGACCGGCTCGGCATCACCGTCCACGAGCACACCGGCATCGAAGCCGTCGAGCCGACACGGGCGATCGCCGCCGACGGTACGTCCATCCCGGCCGACGTGACCGTGTGGTCGGCCGGGTTCGCCGTGCACCCCATCGCGGCCGCCAGCGGCCTGGAGGTCGCCGAGACCGGCCAGATCGTCGTCGACCGCACCATGCGCTCGGTCTCGCACCCGGACGTCTACGCCGCCGGTGACTGCGCCTACGCGATCGGCGAGAACGGCCGGCTGCTGCCGATGTCCTGCGCCTCGGCCGGCTTCACCAACATGCAGGCGACCGCCGCGATCATCGCGCGCCTGACGGGCAGCGAGGTCCCGACCACCGGGCTGAAGTACCACGGCAACCACATCAGCCTCGGGCGGCGGGACGCGATCTTCCAGATGGTGGACGGGGACGTCCGGTCGAAGTCCTGGTACCTGGGCGGCCGGACCGCCGCGCGGCTCAAGTCGGGCGTGCTCAAGGGGGCCGGGTGGGGCATCGCCCATCCGACCTTCGGCATGCCGAAGCGCAAGCGCCGCCTGGCCACCGCGCCTGACCGGGCCGGTGTGAGGGTCGCCGCATAG
- a CDS encoding VOC family protein, with product MKLKLSHCFIAVDDHDKALAFYRDVLGLDVRNDVGFEGMRWVTLSPPSQPDVEIVLEPPGADPNASPADKQVMAELLAKGMLRAVIFATDDCDATFERVRASGADVVQEPIDQPYGVRDCAFRDPAGNLLRFNQPRGQ from the coding sequence ATGAAACTCAAGCTGTCCCACTGCTTCATCGCCGTCGACGACCACGACAAGGCGCTCGCCTTCTACCGCGACGTTCTCGGCCTCGATGTGCGCAATGACGTCGGGTTCGAGGGGATGCGCTGGGTGACCCTCTCGCCGCCGTCCCAGCCGGATGTGGAGATCGTCCTGGAGCCGCCCGGCGCGGACCCGAACGCCTCGCCCGCCGACAAGCAGGTGATGGCCGAGCTGCTGGCCAAGGGCATGCTGCGTGCGGTCATCTTCGCGACGGACGACTGCGACGCCACGTTCGAGCGCGTCCGCGCCTCGGGCGCGGACGTGGTCCAGGAGCCGATCGACCAGCCGTACGGCGTTCGCGACTGCGCCTTCCGCGATCCTGCGGGCAACTTGCTGCGTTTCAACCAGCCTCGGGGTCAGTAG
- a CDS encoding histidine phosphatase family protein, whose protein sequence is MSVRITLVAAARSSSLLAERFDDDRPLDQAGWHEVQLAAHALVPLGAAEMRYCSPTARSRGTGEALGFAPLVQPALSDCDMGRWRGSTLAEVTLYEPAAVNAWLADPRTAPHGGEPLLAFISRIGSWLDTRPADYGSIVAVAEPAVVRAALVYALKAPPSSYWNVDVRPLSTVTLTGLPGRWSLRLQTAA, encoded by the coding sequence ATGAGTGTCCGGATCACGCTGGTCGCTGCCGCCCGCAGCTCCTCCCTGCTCGCCGAGCGCTTCGACGACGACCGGCCGCTCGACCAGGCCGGCTGGCACGAGGTGCAGCTCGCCGCGCACGCCCTCGTACCGCTGGGCGCCGCCGAGATGCGGTACTGCTCGCCGACCGCCCGCAGCCGCGGGACCGGCGAGGCCCTCGGCTTCGCGCCGCTCGTCCAGCCGGCGCTGAGCGACTGCGACATGGGCCGCTGGCGCGGCTCCACGCTCGCGGAGGTCACCCTTTATGAACCGGCCGCTGTCAACGCCTGGCTCGCCGATCCGCGCACCGCGCCGCACGGCGGCGAGCCGCTGCTCGCGTTCATCTCGCGCATAGGGAGTTGGCTGGACACCCGGCCCGCCGACTACGGCTCCATCGTCGCCGTCGCCGAGCCCGCCGTCGTACGGGCGGCCCTTGTGTACGCGCTGAAGGCGCCGCCCTCCTCGTACTGGAACGTGGACGTCCGCCCGCTCTCGACCGTCACCCTGACCGGCCTGCCGGGCCGTTGGAGCCTGCGCCTCCAGACGGCCGCCTGA
- a CDS encoding LysR family substrate-binding domain-containing protein, with the protein MTGSEVPPTFRLAYVPGVTPTKWVRIWNERLPDIPLTLVPVSATEASDVLRAGGADAGFVRLPIDRTDLSAIPLYTETTVVVAPKDHVVAAVDEVSAEDLADDIVLHPLDDTLDWERRPGKPANERPATTADAIELVAAGVGLLVVPQSLARLHHRKDLTYRPVSGAPESRIALSWPEDETTDLVEEFIGIVRGRTVNSSRGRSPAPAQPKNKRPDKDGARRKPAAGKSTGKSPRTGSGAPKVGKRGKPRRRP; encoded by the coding sequence GTGACAGGCTCGGAAGTACCCCCTACGTTCCGGCTCGCCTATGTCCCGGGTGTGACGCCGACCAAGTGGGTGCGGATCTGGAACGAGCGGCTGCCCGACATCCCACTGACCCTCGTCCCGGTGTCCGCCACCGAGGCATCCGACGTGCTGCGGGCCGGCGGCGCAGACGCGGGTTTCGTGCGGTTGCCGATCGACCGGACGGACCTCAGCGCGATCCCGCTCTACACCGAGACGACGGTCGTCGTGGCCCCGAAGGACCACGTCGTGGCCGCGGTCGACGAAGTGTCCGCCGAGGATCTGGCCGACGACATCGTGCTGCACCCCCTCGACGACACCCTCGACTGGGAGCGTCGGCCGGGAAAGCCCGCGAACGAGCGCCCCGCCACGACGGCGGACGCCATCGAACTGGTGGCGGCTGGAGTGGGGCTGCTCGTCGTCCCGCAGTCACTCGCCCGCCTGCACCACCGCAAGGACCTCACGTATCGGCCGGTCTCGGGCGCCCCCGAGTCGCGCATCGCGCTGTCGTGGCCGGAGGACGAAACCACCGACCTGGTGGAAGAGTTCATCGGCATCGTCCGCGGGCGGACCGTGAACAGCTCACGGGGCCGCTCCCCCGCCCCGGCGCAGCCAAAGAACAAGCGCCCCGACAAAGACGGCGCACGGCGGAAGCCCGCTGCCGGCAAGTCGACCGGCAAGAGCCCACGGACCGGTTCCGGCGCCCCGAAAGTCGGCAAGCGCGGCAAACCTCGCCGCCGGCCGTAG
- a CDS encoding ATP-binding protein, producing the protein MIVWLNGTHGAGKTTTSALVQQLIPDSRVFDAEKVGETLMDITPGLPGTDNFQHWPPWRPLVVETARRVLDYTGGTLVMPMTVLVEQYWREISTGLAQHAIPVRHFVLHADQDTLRGRIEGDTLLGPSPFRLQYLEPYAEAARTWLHGEAEVVDTTHLTPAQAALQIAEAVKS; encoded by the coding sequence GTGATCGTATGGCTCAACGGCACCCACGGCGCAGGCAAGACGACGACCAGTGCACTCGTGCAGCAGCTGATCCCGGATTCACGGGTGTTCGACGCCGAGAAGGTCGGCGAGACACTCATGGACATCACGCCGGGGCTGCCCGGGACGGACAACTTCCAGCACTGGCCGCCGTGGCGGCCGCTCGTCGTCGAGACCGCCCGCCGCGTACTCGACTACACCGGCGGCACTCTGGTGATGCCCATGACTGTCCTGGTCGAGCAGTACTGGCGCGAGATCAGCACGGGCCTCGCCCAACATGCCATTCCGGTACGGCACTTCGTCCTCCACGCCGACCAAGACACCCTCCGCGGGCGCATCGAGGGGGACACTCTTCTTGGCCCCTCCCCATTCCGTCTCCAATACCTTGAGCCCTACGCCGAGGCGGCCCGCACGTGGCTGCACGGCGAGGCCGAGGTCGTCGACACCACGCACCTCACGCCCGCCCAGGCCGCCCTGCAGATCGCAGAGGCCGTCAAGAGTTGA
- a CDS encoding DUF6215 domain-containing protein produces MAHDIDAPTKGAGTWGQAVAAVALVAALGAGLWTIEKASSSDSDPRPATCSGGEPEKAPKESGKAPRRVSGAQLCEALNRPDLAELLGTPGETAKTAGGSGGSVKFGNGKEIATPSAEVEFGTYTVNLTATYDRHPVAGSASLLGASARQQTVLGRPAVFYSDRTISISFRLDGSDTDSGPGVPARALTVARDTKDSGGSFEVTLWRTDGVVPDDAVVLRVAENVLPTVPGWAANG; encoded by the coding sequence ATGGCACACGATATCGACGCGCCCACGAAGGGCGCGGGCACCTGGGGGCAGGCCGTCGCCGCCGTGGCGCTGGTAGCGGCACTCGGTGCCGGTCTGTGGACGATCGAGAAGGCGTCGTCCTCGGACAGCGACCCGCGGCCTGCTACATGCTCGGGCGGGGAGCCCGAGAAGGCGCCGAAGGAGTCCGGGAAGGCGCCTCGGCGCGTGTCCGGGGCGCAACTGTGCGAGGCGCTGAACCGTCCCGACCTCGCTGAACTGCTCGGCACGCCGGGGGAGACCGCAAAGACCGCCGGCGGCAGTGGCGGCTCCGTCAAGTTTGGCAACGGCAAGGAGATCGCCACTCCCTCGGCCGAGGTCGAGTTCGGGACCTACACCGTGAATCTGACGGCCACCTACGACCGTCATCCGGTGGCCGGGTCCGCCTCACTTCTGGGGGCCAGCGCGCGGCAGCAGACGGTTCTGGGCCGCCCGGCGGTCTTCTACTCGGACCGCACCATCAGCATCAGCTTCCGCCTCGACGGGAGCGACACCGACAGCGGTCCCGGCGTCCCGGCCCGCGCCCTCACCGTGGCCCGGGACACGAAGGACAGCGGCGGCTCCTTCGAGGTGACCCTGTGGCGCACGGACGGCGTGGTGCCGGACGACGCGGTGGTGCTCCGCGTCGCCGAGAACGTGCTGCCGACGGTCCCGGGGTGGGCTGCCAACGGGTGA